A single Cucumis melo cultivar AY chromosome 4, USDA_Cmelo_AY_1.0, whole genome shotgun sequence DNA region contains:
- the LOC103503573 gene encoding uncharacterized protein At1g32220, chloroplastic: protein MASIFFSPSLSSASPLSTPSFQPRSHLHLQPRSCRFGVRCSYADAGVREDYAPNTIDVVADVKSDKVVVIGGSGFVGSAICKAAISKGIEVVSVSRSGRPSNTSSWVDQVTWVPGDVFYLNWDEVLVGATAVVSTIGGFGSEEQMKRINGDANIAAVNAAYDFGVPKFVLISVHDYNLPSFLLSSSYFTGKRQAESEVLSKFPRSGVVLRPAFIYGKRRVDGFEIPLDLVGEPVERFLSVFGNFIKPLSSIPASDVFLAPPVSVDDLALATINAITDDDVFGVFTIEQIKEAAAKVKA, encoded by the exons ATGGCCTCGATTTTCTTCTCACCTTCTCTCTCCTCTGCTTCTCCTCTCTCAACACCTTCCTTTCAACCTCGCTCCCACCTCCACTTACAACCCCg TTCGTGTCGATTTGGTGTTAGATGTAGTTATGCGGACGCGGGAGTGAGAGAAGATTATGCGCCAAATACTATAGATGTTGTTGCGGATGTTAAGAGTGACAAG GTTGTGGTAATAGGAGGTAGCGGATTTGTTGGTTCTGCTATATGTAAGGCGGCAATATCCAAGGGCATCGAAGTGGTTAGTGTGAGCAG GTCAGGTCGTCCAAGTAATACAAGTTCATGGGTTGATCAAGTTACTTGGGTTCCAG GAGATGTTTTCTACCTCAACTGGGACGAAGTACTTGTTGGGGCTACGGCAGTGGTCTCAACAATTGGAGGTTTTGGCAGTGAGGAGCAGATGAAAAGAATTAATGGTGATGCCAATATTGCGGCTGTCAACGCAGCATATGATTTTG GGGTTCCCAAATTCGTCTTAATATCAGTCCATGATTACAATCTGCCTTCATTTCTACTTTCATCTTCATACTTCACTGGAAAGAGGCAAGCAGAGTCTGAGGTCCTCTCCAAATTTCCAAGATCTG GCGTTGTACTTAGACCTGCTTTCATTTATGGAAAAAGGAGGGTAGATGGTTTTGAGATTCCCTTGGATTTGGTTGGAGAACCAGTGGAAAGGTTTCTGTCTGTCTTTGGAAACTTCATCAAACCTCTAAGTTCTATTCCTGCTTCCGACGTTTTTCTTGCTCCCCCCGTCAGTGTGGACGATTTAGCACTTGCTACTATCAATGCGATCACCGATGACGATGTCTTTGGTGTTTTCACAATTGAACAGATCAAGGAAGCTGCAGCAAAAGTGAAAGCCTGA